A region from the Cuculus canorus isolate bCucCan1 chromosome 14, bCucCan1.pri, whole genome shotgun sequence genome encodes:
- the LOC104059218 gene encoding thymosin beta-12 produces the protein MSDKPDFAEIETFDKTKLKKTETREKNPLPTKETIEQEKQSESTA, from the exons ATGTCCGACAAACCAGATTTTGCAGAAATTGAAACGTTTGACAAGACCAAGCTGAAGAAGACAgaaaccagagagaaaaatccATTGCCCACTAAAGAAA CTATcgaacaggaaaagcaaagtgaaagtACAGCCTGA